ACGATTTTGAAAGCGGAAATAAACCATAACCCGTTTGGCGGTGAAAAATTTACAAGCAAACTTTGTCGGGCGATTATTTACGATGGTCAACGTTGATAAACCgaaattaatggaaaaaaatctcCGAGAATACGAATTATGATCGAAGAGGCGTGCTAgtaggagttttttttaattaaaaatttgaattttttttagcAGTTTATTCCTGTGAAAAAGGGAAGTACATCAACTCTACCGCAGGCCATGCCGTCCAACGAATGTGCGTGACTTTTTCCCTGGACGGTGCCGGTGTTTTGACTTTCGGGATAACACGCGACTGGGACCGCGAGCACGAGTTAAAATGAGCAAGGGAAGATACGTGAATTTTGCACggaaaaagaaatttaaagGCCACAGTGGCCATTTCGCCGATGTCGAGACAAACGATATCGATGTGGCAAACGGGGCGTCGCGTAaggtgaaatcgaaaaaacggcCGGCGTTCAAGTTTTCCGTcaaagaagaggaagccgAAATCGAGCGACTGCAGCACCGGTACCAACAAGCTGCCTCTTTCAAACCGGAAGATGTGAAAACGTTCAGCGACTTTCCGCTTTCGAAGAAAACACTCACGGGTCTACAGGAGGCAGAGTATTTGAAACCGACGGTTATACAGCGCGACTCCATACTGGCCGGGGTCCTCGGCGAAGatgtgctggctgctgcgaAAACGGGCAGTGGTAAAACGCTGGCCTTTCTCATCCCGATCCTCGAGCGTTTGTACGTGCAGAAGTGGACGCGTATGGATGGGCTGGGTGCACTCATCATCACACCGACCCGGGAGCTAGCGCTTCAGATATTCGAGACCATGGCGAAGGTCGGCAAACATCACGACTTTACGACGGGACTCATTATCGGAGGGCAGAACCTCAAGTTTGAGCGCAACCGATTGCACAAtctgaacatcatcatcggaacaCCTGGTCGTTTATTGCAGCACATGGACGAAAACCCGCTGTTCGACGCGACCAACCTGAAAGTGCTCGTCCTGGATGAAGCGGACCGCTGTCTCGATATGGGGTTCGCGTCAACGATGAACGCTATCGTCGAAAACTTGCCATCCGTCCGGCAAACGCTGCTGTTTTCGGCCACGCAAACGAAATCCGTACGCGATCTCGCTCGCGTAAAACTGACCAATCCTCGCTACATTGCACCCCACGAACATGAGCAATCGGCCACGCCAGTAAAACTACAGCAGAGCTACGTGGTGGTCACGCTGCCGGAAAAACTGACCATGCTCTGGTCATTCCTGCGCACACACCCGAAGCAAAAGATTATCGTTTTCCTTGCCACTTGCAAGCAGGTGAAGTATTTCTATcagattttcaaaaaactACGTCCCGCAAACCTCTTACTTCCACTGTACGGCGGCATGAATCAGGAGAAACGGAACAAGATTTATACAgagttttgtggaaaaaagACCAACGTTTGTCTGCTAGCGACGGATGTCGCATCGCGTGGGCTCGACTTCCCGAAGGTGAACTGGGTGGTGCAGATGGATTGCCCGGAAGATGTGGCCCAGTACATCCATAGAGCCGGTCGTACAGCCAGGCTGAACACGAGTGGGGAAAACTTGCTCGTTCTATTGCCTCATGAAGAGCAGGCCATGCTAGAGTCGCtggaaggaaacaaaattccCATCAAACAAATCCGGATCGATGAGCGCCAACTGTTTTCCCCGTTGGTGAAAATTCAATCGATGCTTGCTCAGTCACCGGAGCTGAAAGAATGTGCCAAAAGAGCATTCGTGGCGTACGTAAAGTCAGTGGCTTTAATGAAAAATAGAGAAGTGTTTCAGCTGCAAAAATTGAATCTTGACGGGTATGCGAAATCGCTCGGATTGAACGTAACGCCGCGTGTTCGCTTCCTGTCCCGAGTGGCAACGGATCGTAAACCTGTCACGACACCGCACGGTACGGGGCCTGGTACAGCATCCTCGATGAAGGTAGTACTAGACGATGGGGACGACGAGagcgatgctgatgacgatggtgagcTGTTGAGGGTCAAGCGTGTCGAGCATGACTCTGTGGAATCGGAGGATAGCGTTGGTGACATTCAAGCATCCTTAGACGAAACACCTGCACACACCGTAGCGCCATCCAAGAAGCGTATGTCGAAAGCAAAGATGGTAAAAAAATCACTCGTCGTTAGCAAGCGCACGGTGTTCAATGAAGAAGGTGCTCCAATCGAAGAGGAAGGGACGGAAGCAGGAGCGTCTCAGGTGTACGACATAAACGAGGCACGGCTtaagctccagcagcaggacgctGCTGACAAGGAGCGGTATAAGCAActaaaaaaggcaaaacgagcggaaaagaaggagaaggaccgCAAGAAAAAGGTCGCACCCGAGCAGGATGAGCACGACGGGGACGACTTTGGCAGCGAAAGCGACACGAGTGTTAATCTGGATTGGTTACCGGATCCGGATAAGGTGTACGGCAAGCATAAGCAATCTACGAGCGAAGATGAATCGCAAAATTCAGACGAAGATGaccatcctgctgctcctgcaaaGAAGAAACGAATGATTTTGAGCAGAACCCAAGATCTATCCCTCAACGAAGCAGAACAGTTAGCAATGAATTTGCTGAAGTAAAGTTAAATATGTGAGCCCAATTAATAaggataaataaaataaagtcCGTTTTTCGGTAATTCTGTTTTTTCTTGACCGACGTAACGTCGAATAAACGGTGGCAACTCTTCACATTGTGCTTCATTTCATCGGGCGACTTCGTTTTTCGCGCCCAAATTGTGGACTGGGTGGAGCGCGAATCTGTAAAAGCATGGCGgagaaacaacagaaaaagcGGCCCCTATCACCATCCGTAGAAAATGAGATTAATAAATATCAATGTGCAGTTAAGTTGCCGAAAACCGGACACGAAACGCTTGTTGACCAAACAccgaaaatggatgaaaacaTCGCAGCCGATCTGTGCTTCTCAGATTTTGAGGATGATTGGGCCGATATCGCGGACGATTGCCAACAGGAACAAGTAAGTTTTACGACCCAAAGACTTGCACCAATTGCTAAATTGATCATTTTCATGAAATCACCTCGCTTTTGTAGCAACAATACACCTTGGATCTcacgaaatggaaacgatgCCAGGTGTTGGCTGTAGAGCGAGGCGACAAACAAAATTTGACCGTCACGTTAGAAGACAAGAAAAGTAAAGAAAGAGCGAAATGTTGTTTGCTACCTCCGTGGTAAGTTGTTATCGAGCGGCTGGAGTGTGCATTGATTCCAACACCATTTGTGATCACATTTTTCAAGGAACACTATCGAACATATCGTTCCGGGACTTATAGTTTCGGTGCTGGCTGTGAAGAGTCAGAATCAattcgtcgtcgacgccaaCGATGGTATGTTTATTACGAATCCCGATTTGCTCGTATCGGGAACCACGGTCGTGGGTTCGCTATTCTGCTCCAGGCGTGgcgttttgcagcaaaatttTCGACTGGTAGACACGGAGAATCGAGAGGTATTGTTGAGATTGGTCAACTGTTTGCAAATGTAatgattattgttatttatACGTAGATGCACATCGGTACACTGGTTCACTCTGTTTTTCAACAATGTCTCACGGACAATAACTGTTGCTCACTGGAAGATATCAGACGCATCGCCGATAGCTGGATCAAATCGCCAAACATGGTATCGACTTTGTATGCATACGGCATTAGCTCTGATGATGCATTGACCGCGATGAGTCCCTACTTCGAAGAGATTGATAAATTCCTTCGCAAATACCTCATCAATAAGGACAAAAGACGAGAAATAGCCGTGGAGCCCGAGTTTAAAATACAGTCCATCCAGGATATTGAAGAGAACATCTGGTGCCATCAGCTTGGGATCAAGGGTAAGATCGATGTTACCGTATCGGTGGTGCGTAGCGATGGGAAGGGCGATCCGGTGCCAGAGATAATGCCTCTTGAGTTAAAAACCGGCCGCGCAAGCTATTCATTCGAGCACGTTGGACAATTGGTGCTGtacgaaatgatgatgaatctcGTCGGTCACCGGGTAGGAGGCGGACTGCTGTTGTATCTGCGGGAAGGTAAATGTACCAAAAAAGCCAGTGATCGTAATATGCGGCGCGATTTGATTTTGCTACGCAACGAAGTTGCTCATTATTTCGATCACTGGATGATACCGAACGAACGCGCTAGTAGAAGAAAGGACGAAGACAAAGCTCCTCTGGTTTTACCTTCATTACCGGAACCAATTAATCATGAGCGAGCTTGTCGTAAATGCCCTTACAACACTATTTGTATCGTAATGGCAAAACGAGATCAATTGGCGAAGGAATTGCCAGCAAACCACGGACTGTCTGCTATTGCATCTGAAGCTTCCGGGCATCTTAGCAACTTGCATATTGATTATTTCATTCGATGGACTGGCATCATCTACTTGGAGCAAAAAGCCATGGCGAAAGGTAATGGATTTTCTTATACTGTtgtcgattttgtttttagttaGCAGTTGGCTTATTCTCTCCTACAGATTACTGTGCACGTGCCCTGTGGACCAAGGACCCACAGCGTCGTGCCGAAAAAGGATGGTGTATCGTCGCTCTTCAACTGATTAGCCCTGTACGCATGGTCGACGATCGTTACTATCACACATTCACTATGAGTGAGGACCCGGAATCTTTGCACAAACGACCTGCTAAGGACGGGCTTCAAACAGGCGATTACGTGATTTGTAGTACAAACCATCGGATcgcagttgctgctggctaTATCATTAGCCGTGTAGGCCACGAGCTCGTCCTGTCCCTCGAGCGCAATCTGAGTGTGCACTACGCTGGAGACACATTTCACATAGACCGTAGTGAAGGATACAAATCGACGGGATTTAATTTGTCCAATCTTGCCATGCTGCTAGCCAACACAGATGAAGCAGAACGTTGTCGTAGGTAAGCAGCGATACTGttgatgtttttgattttttcaattaatgttAATCTCATAACCAGAATCATTATCGAGCGAGTGAAACCAACGTTTGCCGAAGGTATACTTCCGAAATCCTTAATACCACGAGCGAAGGAATTGTTGCAAAATTTGAACCGTCACCAGAAGATAGCTGTACTGAAGGCGGCGGCCACCGAAAGCTACTGTCTCCTGAAAGGATTGCCAGGAACCGGGAAAACACAGACCATCGTTGGCATCATCCGtattttgtttgctctcgGCAAAACCATACTGCTTACGAGTAACACTCATTCGGCGGTTGACAACGTCCTTAAACGGTTAGCATCGCTCGAAGAGCTGAAGTTCATTCGACTTGGCACTCTGGAACGCATAGATCCTGCGATACGCTTTTCCTCGGCTGTTGTTATGGCTGAGCAGTGCGATACTCCGGAGAAACTGGCTAAACTTTATGACGAATTTGTGAGTTTCATGTCACTACGTTGTTACGttgtttttccattaattATGTTTCCTATTCCACAGAAAATAGTTGCCGTTACGTGTCAGGGTGCAGCACATCCGTTAATAGCGCAACGGAAATTCGACTACTGTATCGTGGACGAAGCGACGCAGGTGTTCCAGAGCAGCATTATTCGGCCACTGTTACAGTGCAAGCGGTTTTTATTGGTCGGTGATCCAGAGCAACTTCCACCAGTGGTTAAATCGAACGAAGCAAGGTAAAAGATCACGAACAGAATCTATCGTTCACCTAAATTAACATTAACCTCATCATCCATCCTTCAGAGCTGTCGGTGGTGATGAAAGTTTGTTTCATCGATTGGACCAAGAAGGAGCATACTGCATATTGCCGACCCAATACCGTATGAACCGAGTGCTGACGAAGCTGGCCAACGATTTCACGTACGATGGGAAGCTGGTGTGTGGTAATGATGTGGTGGCAAATAATACACTAAAGCTGCCACAGTTATCGACATTGCGCCAGATGTATGAAGTGGAGCGGTGGCTCTTGAAAACGATATCCAATCAAATTGATCTATCGGCAGTAGTGTTAGACACCGGTTACACTGGTCAGTTAAACGATTCCTTCCAACTGTCCGATGATCAGCACTTTAACCTGGGACATGAACGAAATTCGAAGGGATTTTTAAACTGCATAAACTTGGCCGAGGTGGCGCTCACGATCTACATATGTGGTGCACTGCTACGTGCCGGAGTGGACAGCAAATCGATTGGCATTATGGCACCGTTTCGGGCTCAGGTGGACCTTATAAGGCATCACATGCAAGGATTGTTACAGAAACATAAAAGCACACGTTTGCCTCTTTCCGGTTCAGTTCAATCGCCCATCAAGCCAGATAAATCAATGGAAGCGCATTCGTTAGATGAATGTGACATTGAAATCAACACGGTCGACCAGTTCCAGGGAAAAGACAAAAAGGTAATATCACGACTATCCTGCCGAGAATCATGAATAACAggtttaatttgtttgctaTTTTTGGATTGCTTCTTTTAGCTTATACTATATTCCTGTACAAAGACCGCCACGATGGCGAGCGATTCGGTGAAGCAAGAAGCTGAAGATATTGTTCAACCGTCCGCTATGAACAGCAATGAAATTTTGTTCGATAAGCGTCGTTTGACTGTAGCGATCACCCGTGCACAGGTGAAGTTGATCGTGTTAGGCGATCGCCAGTGTCTGGATGGGTACACTCCTTTTAGCAAGCTGTTCAAAGTTATCCCTAAAATAGGCCACGTGAAGCTCATGGATAAGAAAGACGGCTTCGAATGGCACAATCTGTTCGACTCTCTTCATTCCCTTACCGACtgagattttcttttcatcagcatgcttcgtttgtttctttATTGGATTAAGTTGTGATAGATTTGTAAATAAATGTGCTTCTTTATTTAAACTACCTTAACATTGGCCAAGTCGCGTTTCTCTATCATTCGCAGCTGTTTCTTTCGCATACGCTTTAGTTTTGACGGGTTGTTGATGATCTGCACTATTTCGGCCTTCCGTTCATTCTCCAGTCTGCGGCGTTTGTTTTCTTCGCGCCTTAATCGCTTCTCTTCATTCTGCCGCTTCCTTTCGTCCTTCAATGACTGGGATAGCTCCTTGATCTGCTTCATCTCCGCCCGGTAAGCGAGTCGTTCGTCCGTGGTCTTACGCCGAATCGTTTTCTTCACCACCGCGAATCTGTACAATAGTTATGTTTCAAATTAAAGTTTATACTAAGGGATCTCCAGCACCGATCCGTTCAATCGAAtacctctctttctgtgttttCCAAATTCTTCCCGATTTTGGCCGGCCGCGGACGTTTTCGGTGCTGGCAGCGGcatctttttttggtttaacTGCCTTTTGCTTTCCACTGACTGGGAGCGGTTCTGCTGCAGTATCTGTTTTGGATAAAACTTCTGCcggtttttgtatttttgcaAGAACTTGGCTAATGTCCGGCGTCTCCCGCGtattcatcgtcgtcttcttcttttcaagATTGGATGCAACCTGTCCGTTCCCGGCTGGCAGCTAAAAAGGATATACGTAAACTTAACTGCTGTGATACTGGGTCTTTGCTGTGGTGATTGCTGGAAGGATAATTCTTCAGAATCACGAACCTTACCGCTTGCCGACAGGGTGTCCTTTCGAGACTCAGATCTTGGCCGAAGATTTTTGTACTTCCTAGCGTTGATTACTTCCCGTAGCTTGTAAAAAGATCCCAAGGAAAGGATAACGTAGAATTCTTTGTCGTGGTTTCAGTCTCGTCTTTCGTGGAACAGGTTGCAGTGTCCTCGGTTTTACACTTCCCCGGTCTACTTTCTCAACAAGAACGACCGCGGAGGTTGCAAATGATGTTACTTTGCTCttatcaccttttttttatcacgaaaACAGTtcaaaaatgttgaaaatccCACTTCTTATAGCGATGTGTGAGCTCGCGTTTTTAACCtcaaatcaaaaacaattgCCAGGTAAAACCCCAACTTTTCACGTGAgttctttgttgttgtggtcttTTTTACAGGAGCAAAactttaaacaaaaaattaaggTGTTTTGGAAGCGAGGAGAGGGAGTTTTCAGCACTACTCTTTaagttattatttttaaaatattttccatccCCTGCTCAAATCGAAAATACTTTAactttttgtttaatgttttggcCCTGGGAAAAAGAGGTCACAAAACGTCTTCTGAAAGTTGGACACGtgctttgtgcgtgtgtgggtgtgtgcgtgttgtttATGTTGCTGTCCTGTGGCTTTTAAAGCCTTATCAGCGTTATCTCGTGACTCGCGAATCcttttaatggtttcaaaaacTGTTCCCAGCATtccacggtgatgatggttcccTCCAAAATGTTGCGCCATCCCCTAGTGCGGGGAATGGTAACCTACACATTTCTCTGGCCTACGGCGAATCTCGTTCAGCAAAGTTTGGAGGGAAAACGCTTCGGTAAGTTTTGCTCTTAGATAATGCAGAGGCTTTTTGATTATCCCAACAATTGATTTCCAACAGGATCCTTCGATTACGCTCAATGCGCACGGTACGGTATTTATGGAGCGCTGTACGTGGCCCCAACCCTCTACGGATGGGTGCGGTTGTCCTCGATGATGTGGCCTCGAATGGATTGGAGAACGGCAATCGGGAAAGCGTTGGTCGAACAAGCTACGTACGGTCCGTTCGCTGGAGTAAGCTTCCTTTTCGTGATGACGCTGCTGGAAGGACGGTCGGCAAGCGAGGCAGCGCGAGAGGTGCAGCTGAAGTTTCCACATACCTATGCCGTTGGACTAACTGTATGGCCGTTTGTTCAAACAATTAACTTTGCCCTCGTACCCGAACGGCATCGCGTGCCATTTGTGGCGGCGTGCAGCTTCCTCTGGACGGTATTTCTTGCTTCGGTAAAGCAACAAGATCCCGAAACGGGCATTCCAACAACCAAATAGTGTGACCTGGCGTTTCTCATTAGTTGCCACGTGATAGTGCTCCACCCCTAGGTAATGGACAAAGTCCCAAACTCCAATCTATGGATTAGATTGCATCGGTTAGCATAGGAAATATAATTTCAGCAGACAGTTAGGACAGGAAGGATCGACGAGTGGGGTTTACGAATTTTAGATATTTTTTGTAGAAACGAATCCTTCATTATTATTTGTTGTGTAAATAACATCAATCTAGACAAAATATTACGGCAAACGAAAGTATCTGAGTATTAAGGAAATTAGCTGTTAGCCCATGACGAAGAACCAGATAATACGATTGCCTGGGCGAATCTGAAGGCTGAGCGTTCACTGAATTAAATACCAATGAAAAGCGGTTTGTTATTTGCATGCATAAAGTATAAACAGATATTTGATAAAATTTAAtataaatttcctttttgatCCGAACCCCGCTTATGAAGAACGCTGCCTTCAAAGAAGACTTCGCGAACGATCTCGGAACCGAAAGGAGTTTCGCGATAAAATTCGTGGTTTCGCTATTTTCGGCCGTGAAAAACACACGTGCGCACGGAGTGTAGTAATTTACACGGAAACCATTGAAAAGGCAATTTGGAGACCCAGGAGTTGGAAATTATTCGAATTAAACCTTAAGCGCGTTTCAGATTCAACTTGGCTTCAGCACTGCCTTCATTTCGGACTTTTTTGGTGAGTTTCCCGAAATTCACCAGCCGTTTGGTGAATTTTAACGCCCAAACGTTTTTTCGAGTTTTCTTTGAAGGACGATTTTGGCGGAACAGGACCAACGCTTTCCCGATTTTCGCTCCTTGGGCCGCTTCCTGGACGCACGCAACAGCTGTCGCAAGTGATTTTATTGgtggtttccgtttccttcttcctagAATCCAAGTGGCCCTTGATTTAGCTTAGCAACGGAAAAAAGCGGCCACCGTGTAACGCTGCGTAGTTTTTAGCCGTTTTCCTCGTTCTTGTTAgtgttgtttttcggtttctaaCGCTGCCACAAGCCCACCGAAGTGCACCTTCTCATAGGAAACGAATTGATAggagcaaacataaaaaaatcggTACCGCAACGGCGGAGAACGCTGAAGAACCCTCCATCGCAAAAGCCTGTCGCACGGATTCAAGATGCCGCTGACGAACCAACCTTCTAACACCGCGGCAGATGTGAAGCCCCTTGGCCGACTAGCAACACGGTAAGTGCTGATTTTGGTCACTATAAAAATGCCACCGAAACATTCGGCCGATCATGGAGTTTGCTTTCGCTTGCCTAACCAATGGTCACGTCGCAAAAGTACTCTAAATATTAGCATCATTTTTGCTGTGAAATTAGGTTAGGAAAATTTGCCTAATTTGCCTCGGATGGAAAGCTTCACTTACCGAAAAACCAAATCCATGCCGATCAACACCTATGAAACCCTTGATGTATGTTTTTCTCTCGCCTCAGTTACCGAGCGGCGATGGAGAAGCAAAGTTTATTGAAAGGAGCGGGCGCCGGAATGGATCAGCAACATGCCGGAACCATGAAACGCAAAGCCGATATAAGTCCGTTAAAGCATGAGCACGGCACTAAACGTCTCGCTTTGGGCAATCTAACCAACGCTGAAGCTTCCGCCAGCAATATTGCttccggtgccaccggtggcggtttcctaaaaaacaaaaccattaacaAGTTGCAAAAACCGCTCAGTCAAATGGTTCAACAGTTAACGATACGCAACCGAAACAACTGCGATGGCAAGAAACAATCGTCAAAGGTAGGTGAAATAACCGTAGAGTCTATGTCGCTATAATACGAAGAAGGTGAAATGCAGAGCATGATTTGATTggggtttttccgttttccgttttccgttcgaAGGCGGTTACACAGTCGCACATGTACACCAAACCAGACGTCAATGGACCAGAAATTAAAGGTGCAACGAAAATTTTGACCAGAGCGGCTatgcgccagcagcaacagcagcagcagcaagcccaGAAGACTG
This sequence is a window from Anopheles darlingi chromosome 3, idAnoDarlMG_H_01, whole genome shotgun sequence. Protein-coding genes within it:
- the LOC125954549 gene encoding probable ATP-dependent RNA helicase DDX10, producing the protein MSKGRYVNFARKKKFKGHSGHFADVETNDIDVANGASRKVKSKKRPAFKFSVKEEEAEIERLQHRYQQAASFKPEDVKTFSDFPLSKKTLTGLQEAEYLKPTVIQRDSILAGVLGEDVLAAAKTGSGKTLAFLIPILERLYVQKWTRMDGLGALIITPTRELALQIFETMAKVGKHHDFTTGLIIGGQNLKFERNRLHNLNIIIGTPGRLLQHMDENPLFDATNLKVLVLDEADRCLDMGFASTMNAIVENLPSVRQTLLFSATQTKSVRDLARVKLTNPRYIAPHEHEQSATPVKLQQSYVVVTLPEKLTMLWSFLRTHPKQKIIVFLATCKQVKYFYQIFKKLRPANLLLPLYGGMNQEKRNKIYTEFCGKKTNVCLLATDVASRGLDFPKVNWVVQMDCPEDVAQYIHRAGRTARLNTSGENLLVLLPHEEQAMLESLEGNKIPIKQIRIDERQLFSPLVKIQSMLAQSPELKECAKRAFVAYVKSVALMKNREVFQLQKLNLDGYAKSLGLNVTPRVRFLSRVATDRKPVTTPHGTGPGTASSMKVVLDDGDDESDADDDGELLRVKRVEHDSVESEDSVGDIQASLDETPAHTVAPSKKRMSKAKMVKKSLVVSKRTVFNEEGAPIEEEGTEAGASQVYDINEARLKLQQQDAADKERYKQLKKAKRAEKKEKDRKKKVAPEQDEHDGDDFGSESDTSVNLDWLPDPDKVYGKHKQSTSEDESQNSDEDDHPAAPAKKKRMILSRTQDLSLNEAEQLAMNLLK
- the LOC125954546 gene encoding DNA replication ATP-dependent helicase/nuclease DNA2, with the protein product MAEKQQKKRPLSPSVENEINKYQCAVKLPKTGHETLVDQTPKMDENIAADLCFSDFEDDWADIADDCQQEQQQYTLDLTKWKRCQVLAVERGDKQNLTVTLEDKKSKERAKCCLLPPWNTIEHIVPGLIVSVLAVKSQNQFVVDANDGMFITNPDLLVSGTTVVGSLFCSRRGVLQQNFRLVDTENREMHIGTLVHSVFQQCLTDNNCCSLEDIRRIADSWIKSPNMVSTLYAYGISSDDALTAMSPYFEEIDKFLRKYLINKDKRREIAVEPEFKIQSIQDIEENIWCHQLGIKGKIDVTVSVVRSDGKGDPVPEIMPLELKTGRASYSFEHVGQLVLYEMMMNLVGHRVGGGLLLYLREGKCTKKASDRNMRRDLILLRNEVAHYFDHWMIPNERASRRKDEDKAPLVLPSLPEPINHERACRKCPYNTICIVMAKRDQLAKELPANHGLSAIASEASGHLSNLHIDYFIRWTGIIYLEQKAMAKDYCARALWTKDPQRRAEKGWCIVALQLISPVRMVDDRYYHTFTMSEDPESLHKRPAKDGLQTGDYVICSTNHRIAVAAGYIISRVGHELVLSLERNLSVHYAGDTFHIDRSEGYKSTGFNLSNLAMLLANTDEAERCRRIIIERVKPTFAEGILPKSLIPRAKELLQNLNRHQKIAVLKAAATESYCLLKGLPGTGKTQTIVGIIRILFALGKTILLTSNTHSAVDNVLKRLASLEELKFIRLGTLERIDPAIRFSSAVVMAEQCDTPEKLAKLYDEFKIVAVTCQGAAHPLIAQRKFDYCIVDEATQVFQSSIIRPLLQCKRFLLVGDPEQLPPVVKSNEARAVGGDESLFHRLDQEGAYCILPTQYRMNRVLTKLANDFTYDGKLVCGNDVVANNTLKLPQLSTLRQMYEVERWLLKTISNQIDLSAVVLDTGYTGQLNDSFQLSDDQHFNLGHERNSKGFLNCINLAEVALTIYICGALLRAGVDSKSIGIMAPFRAQVDLIRHHMQGLLQKHKSTRLPLSGSVQSPIKPDKSMEAHSLDECDIEINTVDQFQGKDKKLILYSCTKTATMASDSVKQEAEDIVQPSAMNSNEILFDKRRLTVAITRAQVKLIVLGDRQCLDGYTPFSKLFKVIPKIGHVKLMDKKDGFEWHNLFDSLHSLTD
- the LOC125954561 gene encoding coiled-coil domain-containing protein 86; the protein is MNTRETPDISQVLAKIQKPAEVLSKTDTAAEPLPVSGKQKAVKPKKDAAASTENVRGRPKSGRIWKTQKERFAVVKKTIRRKTTDERLAYRAEMKQIKELSQSLKDERKRQNEEKRLRREENKRRRLENERKAEIVQIINNPSKLKRMRKKQLRMIEKRDLANVKVV
- the LOC125954560 gene encoding mpv17-like protein, which translates into the protein MMVPSKMLRHPLVRGMVTYTFLWPTANLVQQSLEGKRFGSFDYAQCARYGIYGALYVAPTLYGWVRLSSMMWPRMDWRTAIGKALVEQATYGPFAGVSFLFVMTLLEGRSASEAAREVQLKFPHTYAVGLTVWPFVQTINFALVPERHRVPFVAACSFLWTVFLASVKQQDPETGIPTTK